In Chryseobacterium lactis, a single genomic region encodes these proteins:
- a CDS encoding M1 family metallopeptidase — MKKLSYTLLFVSGIAFGQFFEKGKVFTKQDTLKGSNTEFRNFWDVKKYDLSVEPDFVQKSIKGNNKISFEIIKDITNPTFQIDLQQPMKADKVSGNFPITNYKQDGDFIFVTANKKFKKGEKYSIDVAYSGNPHIAEKAPWDGGWVFTKDEKGNPWMSVADEGIGASIWLPTKDIWSDEPDNGIIMKIITPNDLVGVGNGRLIDKKTEGTKTTYTWQVKNPINAYSIIPNIGKYVNFKDTFDGEKGKLDLDYWVLDYNLDKAKKQFQQVKPMLSAFEYWFGPYPFYEDSYKLVDSPYLGMEHQSNVAYGNNYQNGYRGKDLSGTGVGLNWDYIIIHESGHEWFANNITAKDQADMWIHESFTMYSEVLFTERYMDKKSADIYLIGLRHIIDNDIPIIGQYGVRNEGSGDMYPKGANMLHTMRQMINDDEKFRQILRGLSKEFYHQTVTTKQVEDYISSKSGIDFSTVFDQYLRTIKIPTLEYTQTGDSLKFRYTEIVKNLKLPIIIDGDQTITPTEEWQTVKLKSSIPVEWNKNYYINYKNVQ; from the coding sequence ATGAAAAAGCTGTCATATACACTTTTGTTTGTTTCCGGGATTGCCTTCGGACAATTCTTTGAAAAAGGTAAGGTTTTCACTAAACAAGATACTTTAAAAGGTTCTAATACTGAATTCAGAAATTTTTGGGATGTTAAGAAGTACGACCTTTCTGTGGAACCTGATTTTGTTCAGAAAAGCATTAAAGGAAACAATAAAATCAGCTTTGAAATCATTAAAGATATTACAAATCCCACTTTTCAGATTGACCTTCAGCAACCGATGAAAGCGGATAAGGTAAGTGGAAATTTCCCTATTACCAACTACAAACAGGATGGTGATTTTATTTTCGTCACCGCTAATAAAAAATTTAAAAAAGGAGAAAAATACTCGATTGACGTTGCCTATTCCGGAAATCCTCATATCGCCGAAAAAGCTCCATGGGATGGTGGATGGGTTTTCACAAAGGATGAAAAAGGCAATCCCTGGATGAGTGTTGCAGATGAAGGTATTGGAGCTTCTATCTGGCTTCCTACCAAAGATATCTGGAGTGATGAACCTGACAACGGTATCATCATGAAAATCATTACTCCCAATGATCTTGTAGGGGTTGGAAACGGAAGACTGATCGACAAAAAAACAGAAGGCACCAAGACGACCTACACCTGGCAGGTAAAAAATCCAATTAACGCCTACTCTATTATACCGAATATCGGTAAATATGTAAATTTTAAAGATACTTTCGACGGGGAAAAAGGAAAACTGGATCTGGATTACTGGGTACTGGATTATAATCTTGATAAGGCGAAAAAACAATTTCAACAGGTAAAACCTATGCTTTCTGCATTTGAATACTGGTTTGGTCCTTATCCATTTTATGAGGATTCTTACAAATTGGTAGATTCTCCCTACTTAGGTATGGAGCACCAAAGCAATGTAGCATATGGAAACAACTACCAGAATGGGTATCGCGGAAAAGATTTATCCGGGACGGGAGTTGGCCTTAATTGGGATTATATCATCATCCACGAAAGCGGCCACGAATGGTTTGCCAATAATATTACCGCAAAAGATCAGGCAGATATGTGGATTCATGAAAGTTTCACGATGTATTCTGAAGTTCTTTTCACGGAAAGGTACATGGATAAAAAGTCTGCTGATATCTATCTCATCGGACTTCGCCATATAATCGACAACGATATTCCTATCATCGGGCAATATGGAGTAAGAAATGAAGGCAGTGGTGATATGTATCCGAAAGGAGCCAATATGCTTCATACGATGAGACAGATGATCAATGATGATGAAAAATTCAGACAGATCTTAAGAGGATTAAGCAAAGAGTTTTATCACCAAACAGTTACTACAAAACAAGTGGAAGATTATATTTCATCGAAATCAGGAATTGACTTCTCGACGGTTTTTGATCAATATCTCAGAACGATAAAAATTCCCACTCTTGAATATACTCAAACCGGAGACAGCTTGAAATTCAGATATACTGAGATAGTGAAAAATCTAAAACTACCAATAATCATTGATGGAGATCAAACCATTACTCCAACGGAAGAATGGCAAACGGTAAAACTTAAAAGCAGCATTCCTGTTGAATGGAATAAAAATTATTATATCAATTATAAAAATGTTCAGTAA